The Anaerolineae bacterium genome includes the window CACCCCCAGAGGCGGTTATCGGTCTTTGAATTGGGGCTGGCGCTTCTCCAGGAAAGCCCGCACACCTTCGCGCATGTCTTCCGTCTCGCAGAGCCTGGCAAAGCGGTCGGCTTCGTACAGGAGTCCATCTTTGAGGCTCATCTCCATGCCCTTGTTAACAGCGTCAATTATGGCTTCAATGGCGAGCTTCCCTTTAGAAGCGATCTTCTTGGCCAGGTCTTTGGCGGCCTTGAGGACCTCACCGGCGGGGACGACTTTGTTCACCAATCCTATGCGGTAAGCTTCCTGAGCGGTGATCATGTCGCCTGTAAGGAGCAATTCAAAGGCTTTGCCCTTGCCCAGGAGTCTGGGAAGACGCTGGGTCCCACCCCACCCGGGCATTATGCCCAGATTTATTTCAGGTTGGCCGAAGCGGGCCCTATCGGAAGCGATGCGGATGTG containing:
- a CDS encoding enoyl-CoA hydratase-related protein, whose amino-acid sequence is KVIIITGAGQFAFVAGADINEINKLKGYEDSKEVVLKGQELFNMIENSPKPVIAAINGVCLGGGNELAMACHIRIASDRARFGQPEINLGIMPGWGGTQRLPRLLGKGKAFELLLTGDMITAQEAYRIGLVNKVVPAGEVLKAAKDLAKKIASKGKLAIEAIIDAVNKGMEMSLKDGLLYEADRFARLCETEDMREGVRAFLEKRQPQFKDR